The following are encoded in a window of Thiohalobacter sp. IOR34 genomic DNA:
- a CDS encoding energy transducer TonB has translation MHPAARRRHPAPGPLGWMLVLSLGIHGLLLAHWPPPAPTLAPQAPVLNLQLAGSSRRPAEAVGVQADSAPVPPAASPGREPPRRTATRPPLVRPPLQPRQQKPPAPPAATARPPAPAPRIRPATTAAPRPAAPSSARLLAEVRLALARHFRYPPLARRRGWEGEVRLGFTLNPDGRIEDVRVTRSSGYRLLDRSAREALSRVGRVSLAAWRLGAARELELPVQYRLTGS, from the coding sequence ATGCACCCGGCGGCCCGGCGACGGCACCCTGCACCCGGCCCGCTGGGCTGGATGCTGGTGCTGTCGCTGGGCATCCACGGCCTGCTGCTCGCGCACTGGCCACCGCCGGCGCCCACGCTCGCCCCCCAGGCCCCGGTGCTGAACCTGCAGCTCGCCGGTTCAAGCCGCCGCCCGGCGGAGGCGGTCGGGGTCCAGGCGGACAGCGCCCCGGTGCCCCCGGCGGCCAGCCCCGGCCGCGAACCGCCCCGGCGGACGGCAACCCGGCCGCCCCTGGTCCGGCCCCCTCTCCAGCCACGGCAGCAGAAGCCACCGGCGCCCCCTGCGGCAACGGCACGGCCACCCGCCCCGGCACCCCGGATCCGCCCAGCCACGACCGCTGCGCCCCGGCCCGCAGCACCCTCCAGTGCCCGGCTGCTGGCCGAGGTACGGCTGGCACTGGCCCGCCATTTCCGCTATCCGCCGCTGGCCCGCCGCCGCGGCTGGGAGGGGGAGGTACGGCTCGGCTTCACCCTGAACCCCGACGGCCGCATCGAAGACGTGCGCGTCACCCGCAGTTCCGGCTATCGGCTGCTGGACCGTTCGGCCCGCGAGGCCCTGTCCCGGGTCGGCCGGGTTTCGCTTGCCGCCTGGCGGCTGGGCGCAGCGCGTGAACTGGAACTGCCGGTGCAGTATCGTCTCACCGGCAGCTGA